In one window of Primulina tabacum isolate GXHZ01 chromosome 8, ASM2559414v2, whole genome shotgun sequence DNA:
- the LOC142552684 gene encoding ATP synthase subunit beta, mitochondrial-like, which produces MASRRLLASFLRSSATRVSRSPFSAVPKPRPSPVGYFLHRSAAHYATSSAAASTPSAPPPSKSGTGGKITDEFTGQGAIGKVCQVIGAVVDVRFGEGLPPILTALEVLDNQIRLVLEVAQHLGENVVRCIAMDGTEGLVRGQRVLNTGSPITVPVGRATLGRIINVIGEPIDHRGDIKTEHFLPIHREAPAFVEQATEQQILVTGIKVVDLLAPYQRGGKIGLFGGAGVGKTVLIMELINNVAKAHGGFSVFAGVGERTREGNDLYREMIESGVIKLGDKQADSKCALVYGQMNEPPGARARVGLTGLTVAEHFRDAEGQDVLLFIDNIFRFTQANSEVSALLGRIPSAVGYQPTLATDLGGLQERITTTKKGSITSVQAIYVPADDLTDPAPATTFAHLDATTVLSRQISELGIYPAVDPLDSTSRMLSPHILGEDHYNTARGVQKVLQNYKNLQDIIAILGMDELSEDDKLTVARARKIQRFLSQPFHVAEVFTGAPGKYVELKESITSFQGVLDGKYDDLSEQSFYMVGGIEEVIAKAEKIAKESAA; this is translated from the exons ATGGCTTCCCGGAGGCTACTAGCCTCATTTCTCCGATCCTCCGCTACCCGTGTTTCTAGATCCCCATTCTCCGCCGTCCCCAAGCCGCGCCCCTCTCCCGTTGGATACTTCCTTCACCGGTCCGCCGCTCACTATGCGACGTCATCCGCCGCGGCTTCTACGCCTTCCGCTCCACCCCCGTCCAAGAGTGGGACCGGAGGGAAAATCACCGATGAGTTTACTGGTCAAGGCGCGATTGGGAAGGTGTGTCAGGTTATCGGAGCCGTTGTTGACGTGAGGTTTGGCGAGGGTTTGCCTCCAATTTTGACGGCTTTGGAGGTTTTGGATAATCAGATCAGGCTTGTTTTGGAGGTGGCGCAGCACTTGGGTGAGAATGTGGTGAGGTGTATTGCTATGGATGGGACTGAAGGGTTGGTTCGAGGCCAGCGAGTGCTCAACACTGGTTCCCCCATCACC GTGCCTGTTGGCCGTGCCACTCTTGGTCGTATTATTAATGTCATTGGGGAGCCTATAGATCATAGAGGCGACATTA AAACTGAACACTTTTTACCAATTCACCGTGAAGCTCCTGCCTTTGTGGAGCAAGCAACAGAGCAACAAATTCTTGTCACGGGTATCAAG GTTGTTGACCTTCTTGCACCTTACCAAAGAGGAGGGAAAATTGGGCTGTTTGGTGGTGCTGGTGTAGGAAAGACAGTACTTATTATGGAACTGATTAACAATGTTGCAAAAGCTCATG GTGGTTTCTCTGTATTTGCTGGTGTGGGAGAACGTACCCGAGAGGGTAATGATTTGTACAGAGAAATGATTGAGAGTGGTGTCATTAAGCTAGGTGACAAGCAG GCTGATAGCAAATGTGCTCTGGTCTATGGCCAAATGAATGAGCCCCCTGGTGCTCGTGCTCGAGTCGGACTGACTGGACTGACTGTGGCTGAACATTTTCGGGATGCGGAAGGGCAAGATGTGCTCCTCTTCATTGACAACATTTTCCGTTTTACCCAG GCTAACTCAGAAGTCTCTGCTTTGCTTGGGCGTATCCCATCTGCTGTCGGTTATCAACCTACTTTGGCTACAGATCTTGGTGGCCTTCAAGAACGTATTACTACAACTAAGAAAGGTTCGATTACATCTGTGCAAGCCATTTATGTGCCAGCTGATGACTTGACTGATCCAGCTCCAGCAACTACCTTTGCTCACTTGGATGCCACGACTGTGTTATCTCGACAG ATTTCTGAGCTTGGTATCTATCCCGCTGTCGATCCTTTGGACTCAACATCTCGAATGCTTTCCCCTCACATCCTGGGAGAGGATCACTACAACACTGCCCGCGGTGTACAGAAAGTCCTTCAAAATTACAAGAATCTTCAAGATATTATTGCCATTCTTGGGATGGATGAGCTCAGTGAAGATGACAAATTGACTGTTGCACGGGCTCGCAAAATTCAACGATTCTTGAGCCAGCCTTTCCACGTCGCAGAAGTTTTTACGGGTGCCCCCGGCAAGTATGTGGAGTTGAAAGAAAGTATTACCAGCTTCCAG GGAGTATTAGATGGAAAGTATGATGATCTTTCCGAACAATCATTTTACATGGTTGGAGGAATTGAAGAGGTGATTGCCAAGGCCGAGAAGATTGCCAAGGAATCTGCTGCTTAG
- the LOC142552685 gene encoding sec-independent protein translocase protein TATC, chloroplastic-like: protein MASTRAFTHNAHLNRNIPFSECCKSNTQPRTTLHIEQINPKLPCFSNLRYFKKWSGILCSAVGEQQRETSSRSLVGTGSSIGGEIDASDGVRENLTKKDDSDDVGNVIYNFLYPGKELLPDDKEMSIYDHLEELRERIFVSILAIGAAMVGCFTFSKELLIFLEAPVKEQGVRFLQLAPGEFFFTSLKVSGYCGLLIGSPVILFEIIAFILPGLTRSERRFLGPIVLGSSILFYAGITFSYYVLTPAALTFFVSYAEGVVESLWSIDQYFEFVLVLMLSTGLSFQVPVIQLLLGQLGLVSSEQMLSIWRYVVVGSVIAAAILTPSTDPLTQMLLAGPLMGLYLGGAWMVKVLGR from the exons ATGGCTAGTACCAGAGCTTTCACGCACAACGCGCACCTCAACAGGAATATCCCTTTTTCCGAATGCTGTAAATCAAATACACAACCAAGAACTACTCTGCACATCGAGCAAATAAACCCCAAGCTACCTTGCTTCTCAAACTTGAGATATTTCAAGAAATGGAGCGGAATTCTTTGTTCTGCTGTCGGTGAGCAGCAGCGAGAAACCAGCAGCAGGAGTCTTGTTGGGACTGGCTCATCCATTGGCGGCGAAATCG ATGCTAGTGATGGTGTGAGAGAGAATCTTACCAAGAAAGATGATTCAGATGATGTAGGAAATgttatttataattttctttACCCGGGAAAAGAACTCCTACCGGACGATAAAGAAATGAGCATATACGATCATTTAGAGGAATTGAGAGAGAGAATATTTGTGTCAATTTTAGCTATTGGAGCTGCCATGGTTGGTTGCTTTACATTTTCAAAAGAACTACTTATTTTTCTTGAAGCTCCCGTGAAGGAACAAGGTGTCCGGTTTCTACAACTAGCACCCGGAGAATTTTTCTTTACATCTCTGAAG GTGTCAGGATACTGTGGGCTTTTGATCGGGAGCCCTGTGATTCTATTTGAGATCATAGCCTTTATCCTTCCAGGTTTAACAAGATCAGAGAGACGATTTCTAGGGCCCATTGTCTTAGGGTCCTCGATTCTTTTTTATGCCGGCATCACCTTTTCATACTACGTTCTTACCCCAGCAGCCTTGACTTTCTTTGTAAGTTATGCGGAAGGCGTTGTTGAATCATTGTGGTCCATTGATCAATACTTTGAATTTGTTCTCGTGCTCATGTTAAGCACGGGATTGTCTTTCCAG GTTCCAGTTATACAATTGCTTCTAGGACAACTTGGGCTGGTGTCTTCGGAGCAAATGCTATCAATCTGGAGATACGTGGTCGTTGGATCAGTAATCGCAGCTGCTATACTCACACCATCCACAGATCCTCTTACACAAATGCTGCTTGCTGGCCCCCTTATGGGTCTTTATTTGGGTGGAGCGTGGATGGTTAAGGTTCTTGGTCGGTAA
- the LOC142552687 gene encoding loganic acid O-methyltransferase-like, giving the protein MAQLHAMMSGYVSPRVPIKMTIRSSMNSENRVQNHVELISSNGIRGNSTVGLYAMNGGEGPNSYAQNSSYQRGVVEVAKPILEEEIDSKFDIKNISSVTLNSFRVADFGSSTGHNSFPAMQIITKAIEKKFKRGGMIASQIPDFQVFFNDQLKNDFNTLFNSLPPKRQYYVAGVPGPFHGRLFPKSSLHFAYCSCALNWLSDVPKELSDEASLAWNNARVHYTGARKQVFDAYSNQYAKDIESFLEARAEELISGGLMALLVPAIPSFMGSETTFTTPIELDLLGSCLVNMAEKGTVSEAKVDSFNFPLYFTTPQELKAIIEKNQSFTIERTEILNNPGKLTLTSFSARSMYLRAVFEGLLMNHFGNEIMDELFERYTKKLEASPIFADPSNENSIIIFVLLKRKFE; this is encoded by the exons ATGGCACAATTACATGCCATGATGAGTGGCTACGTATCTCCAAGAGTTCCCATCAAGATGACAATTAGATCCTCGATGAATTCCGAAAATAGGGTCCAAAATCACGTAGAACTCATCTCTAGTAATGGGATCAGGGGAAATTCTACAGTAGGCCTCTATGCCATGAATGGCGGAGAAGGACCTAATAGCTACGCCCAGAACTCTTCCTACCAg AGAGGAGTTGTTGAAGTGGCGAAACCGATTCTTGAAGAAGAGATAGACTCAAAGTTCGACATCAAAAATATTTCTTCAGTCACCCTAAATTCGTTCCGCGTTGCGGACTTTGGTAGCTCAACTGGCCACAACTCATTTCCAGCCATGCAAATCATCACCAAAGCCATCGAGAAAAAATTCAAAAGAGGAGGGATGATAGCTTCCCAAATCCCGgattttcaagtttttttcAACGATCAACTCAAGAACGATTTCAACACACTTTTCAACTCACTCCCACCCAAAAGGCAATACTACGTTGCCGGAGTGCCTGGTCCTTTTCATGGCCGACTCTTTCCTAAGTCGTCTCTTCATTTCGCTTATTGCTCATGTGCCCTTAACTGGCTTTCGGATGTGCCGAAGGAATTATCGGATGAAGCATCTTTGGCGTGGAATAACGCGAGAGTACATTATACTGGAGCTAGGAAACAAGTTTTTGATGCGTATTCGAATCAGTATGCCAAAGATATCGAGTCGTTTTTGGAAGCAAGGGCGGAGGAGCTGATTTCTGGGGGACTAATGGCCCTTCTTGTCCCTGCAATCCCGAGTTTTATGGGTTCCGAGACAACTTTCACGACTCCCATAGAGTTAGATCTACTAGGTTCTTGCCTTGTGAACATGGCCGAGAAG GGAACAGTAAGCGAAGCGAAGGTGGACTCATTCAACTTCCCATTATATTTCACCACCCCACAAGAATTGAAGGCAATAATAGAGAAGAATCAAAGTTTCACTATCGAAAGAACAGAAATACTAAACAATCCAGGAAAACTAACCTTGACCAGCTTTTCTGCCCGCTCGATGTATCTCAGAGCCGTCTTTGAGGGATTGCTGATGAATCATTTTGGAAATGAGATTATGGATGAATTGTTTGAAAGGTACACGAAGAAACTTGAAGCTTCACCCATTTTTGCAGACCCTTCAAATGAGAATTCCATAATAATATTTGTGCTTCTCAAGCGTAAATTTGAATGA